One Mycobacterium paraseoulense genomic window, GCGCCCGTCCAGCCAGGAGAAATCCCACCCGTCGACGGGGGCCGCGTCGGCCTCCGCCACCAGCTCGTCGAACGTGCGGCCCATGCCGAGCATGCTAGGCATGGTTGACGGCGCGCGGCAGACGAATCCGGTGCCGTTCAATTCCAGCGCCGAGATTGCCGCCACGGTCGTGCTTGCGGGCGCGACCACAGCCCTGGCGGCAACCTCGGCGAACGGGCTAGACCGTGGCCGTGTTCGCCTCGCCGGTCGCGATCTCGGGGGCCAGCGGCGCGATCGCGCCGATGATCTCGGTGACCGTGCCGGAGGGGACCCCGGCGGCGGCGAGCGCGTCGGACAGGTGCCGAGCCACCAGGTTGAAATGATGCATCGTGATGCCCCGCCCCCGATGCACCTGCTTCATCGGCGCGCCGGTGTAGGGCACGGGGCCACCGAGGGCGGCGGCGAAGAACTCCACCTGCTTGCCTTTGAGGCGGTTCATGTTGGTGCCGGTGAAAAAGCCTGCGAGTTGGTCGTCGGCAAGCACACGAACGTAAAAGTCCTCGACCACGACTTCGATCGCCTCGTGTCCGCCGATCCGGTCGTAGATCGCGTCCGGCGGGGGTTTGCGGAAGCGTGCCAGAATTTTCATAAGTTCGATTGGAACATTTCGGCGTTGCCCGTCAGTTAGTTCGCGATCACGCGCGGATGTCTTTGCGTAACAAGCGGATTGCCCCCTTTTGACGGTTGCGCCCGTCCGCGCGTGAGGCGCGCGGGCTGCTTTACATGCGCGAAATCTGCATCGACCCGGGGGGCTGATGCCATAGGTTGGCTTAATGACTCACGTCACATCATTCACACAGCCCCACCAAGCGGTCGTGGCCAGCGGGCGGGCCAGTTGCGGTCGGGGGGCCGACATCATCAGGAGCGCAAGCCGATGAACCTTGGTGACTTAACGAGCTTGGTCGAGAAGCCGCTCGCGAACTTGGTCGAAAAGCCGATCGCGGCGGTGTCCCACATCGTCAACACCCCCAACTCCGCG contains:
- a CDS encoding group I truncated hemoglobin encodes the protein MKILARFRKPPPDAIYDRIGGHEAIEVVVEDFYVRVLADDQLAGFFTGTNMNRLKGKQVEFFAAALGGPVPYTGAPMKQVHRGRGITMHHFNLVARHLSDALAAAGVPSGTVTEIIGAIAPLAPEIATGEANTATV